The DNA segment TTGTCCTGGCCGATGCGGTAGGCGCGGTCGGTCGCCTGCGCCTCCGCCGCCGGGTTCCACCACGGGTCGTAGTGGATGACGGTGTCCGCCGCTGTCAGATTGAGGCCGGTACCACCCGCCTTCAGCGAGATGAGGAACAGCGGCGCCTTTCCGGTCTGGAAATCCTCCACCAGTTTCCCGCGGTCCTTCGAGGCGCCGGTCAGCTTCAGGTAAGGGATCTTTTCCCGGACCAGATGCTCCTCGATGAGGGAGAGCATGGAGGTGAACTGCGAGAACAGCAGGATGCGGCGGCCTTCCTCGATGAGCAGCTCCAGCAGTTCCGTCAGGAAATCCAGCTTCGCGGACTCACGCACGTCGTTGGAAAACTCCGCCGGCAGCATCCGCGGGTCGCAGCAGATCTGGCGGAGCTTCAGCAGCGCGTCGAGGAACACGATCTGCGACTGCTCCACACCCCGTGCGGCGATGGCCTCCCGCACGCGCTTGTCCATGGTGGCACGGACGGTTTCGTAAAGATCCTTCTGGGCGCTGTGCAGCTCGATGAGATGGACCAGCTCCGTCTTCGGCGGCAGTTCCTTCGCCACTTGGTCCTTTGTCCGGCGCAGGATCAGTGGGGCCACGCGCTCTTTCAGCGACTCGTTGCGGTCCGCGTCGCCCTCTTTCTCGATGGGTTTCCGGTAGCGCGTGTTGAAGGTGTCCTCACTGCCGAGGAAGCCGGGCATCAGGAAACGCATGAGGCTCCACAGCTCCCCGAGGTGGTTCTCGACCGGGGTGCCGGAAAGGCAGAGCCGGTGGGAAGCGTCCAGCCGGCAGGCCGCCTGCGCCACCTTCGAGCGCGGGTTCTTGATGTACTGCGCCTCATCCAGCACGACGAGGTGGAAATGATGCTCCCGCAGCCGGTCGATGTCCCGCTGGAGCAGGGCGAAGGAGGTGAGCACCACATCCGCATGCGGGATGGAGCGGTGGTATTTCCTCCGCTCCGGACCGTTCAGGACGAGCACGCGCAGTTCCGGGGCGAACTTGAGTGCCTCCGCCCGCCAGTTCGGCACCACGGAGGTCGGCGCCACCACCAGCACGGGCCTGCCCTTCGAGTGGCCCGACTTCTTCTCCGTCAGGATGTGGGTGATGGTCTGCAGCGTTTTCCCCAGGCCCATGTCATCCGCCAGGATGCCGTGCAGGCCATGGCGGGCGAGGAACTGCATCCAGTGGAAGCCCGCGAGCTGGTAGTCCCGCAGCGTGGCGCGCAGCCCATCGGGCACCGGCACCCGCTCGATGCCGGAAAAGTCACGCAGCTTGCCCGCCAGCGCCGCGAGATCCGGCGGCGAGTCCAGCCCAAGCTCCGCCACCCCGGCCAGCGCCACGGCATCCAGCGCGTGCAGCCTCGTCTTTCCCGGAAACTTCGGGTCGATGAGCGCGGAAAGATGGTGGAGGATCTTCCGCACCCGGCCGATGGGCAGGCGCAGCGCGTCCCCGTCCGGCAGCGGGGCATAGACGTGGCCGTTGTTCGGCCGGTCCAGGGTTTCCTCCAGGAAGGCGTTCTCCAGCAGACCGGCGAGGATGGGCAGCAGGTCGTAACGCTGGCCGGACACATCGAACCCGACGGAAAGGCTGAACCAGCCGCCATCGCCCGGCGACAGCGCGGTCTCCCAGTGGTCCGGATCCGCATCATGCACGCGGTGGCCCACGTTGTCATCGACCACCACCGTCCATCCCAGCTCCTGCAGGCGGCCGACCATCTCCCCGCGGAACTGGTGCCAGAAGGCGTCCGTCGGCACGCGCCCGGGGTCCGGGAACCAGCGGTCCGGTGTCTTCACCCCGGCATTTTCCTTCGCCTTGAGGTTGAGGAGGAACCTCCACGACGGGTTCGAGTGGAGGGATGAAAGCCCGGTGTCCCGGAGCTGCTGCGCGGCGCATCCCTCCGCACCCG comes from the Luteolibacter sp. SL250 genome and includes:
- a CDS encoding DEAD/DEAH box helicase is translated as MADTESIQSFLAAGRWKDRFDDEILAVAPSFVGKTRDLRVVGPDPASVAISGVIAGEEVRVDLWDTDGIWDLETSCGCDVGSFCHHAAALLLRAAKEKDATRLVGRVPAKEAAAALPSARELMKSPPDDLPLLEFEPRFELHVTRQPADRATRLLLQSLGQAEPDMWISAEAFAIYEKHRSPLRSAAPEWTSLVSHGGQPALIQHDAGAEGCAAQQLRDTGLSSLHSNPSWRFLLNLKAKENAGVKTPDRWFPDPGRVPTDAFWHQFRGEMVGRLQELGWTVVVDDNVGHRVHDADPDHWETALSPGDGGWFSLSVGFDVSGQRYDLLPILAGLLENAFLEETLDRPNNGHVYAPLPDGDALRLPIGRVRKILHHLSALIDPKFPGKTRLHALDAVALAGVAELGLDSPPDLAALAGKLRDFSGIERVPVPDGLRATLRDYQLAGFHWMQFLARHGLHGILADDMGLGKTLQTITHILTEKKSGHSKGRPVLVVAPTSVVPNWRAEALKFAPELRVLVLNGPERRKYHRSIPHADVVLTSFALLQRDIDRLREHHFHLVVLDEAQYIKNPRSKVAQAACRLDASHRLCLSGTPVENHLGELWSLMRFLMPGFLGSEDTFNTRYRKPIEKEGDADRNESLKERVAPLILRRTKDQVAKELPPKTELVHLIELHSAQKDLYETVRATMDKRVREAIAARGVEQSQIVFLDALLKLRQICCDPRMLPAEFSNDVRESAKLDFLTELLELLIEEGRRILLFSQFTSMLSLIEEHLVREKIPYLKLTGASKDRGKLVEDFQTGKAPLFLISLKAGGTGLNLTAADTVIHYDPWWNPAAEAQATDRAYRIGQDKPVFVHKLLCQDTVEERIHRLQQDKAKLAAGLLSDADISGRLDATMIRGLLDK